In Microbulbifer elongatus, the DNA window GTGCTGGGCCGCAGTGGTGACACCTTCGCCGGCGCTCTGCCGTTTGGTTTTGGCGCCATTGTCAAAGGCGATGCCAGCATGGCCCTCAAACAGTCCCAGAACCCGGACTTCAACGCCTTTATCCCCACCAACGCCGATGGCAGTGAAGGTATGCTGTACGTGGCCTGGGAAGATCGCCCCGGTGCCATGAACCGGGTAAACCTGCAGCGCCAGCAGGACGGCAGCTGGCAGGTGACCGGTGCCGCCGATGTGGACTTCTCGCCGGTGCAGGGCACCCTGATCAACTGCTTCGGCAGCGTATCCCCCTGGGGCACTCCGCTGACTTCGGAAGAAAATTACGAGGCGGAAAACACCGCGCACTGGAACGACCCGAACTATTCCACCGGCTACCCCAACAACGCGGATATCGATCTGCTCACCGACTACCTGGGCGGCACCTACCCGAACCCTTATCGCTACGGTTACATCGTGGAAATCACCGAGCCCACCAGCGAGACGCCACTGCCGGTCAAGCTGTTTACCCTGGGACGCATGGCACACGAAAACCCGGTAGTCATGCCGGACCGCAAAACCGTGTACCTGACCGACGACGGTGGCAATAAAGGCTTCTTTAAATTTGTTGCCGACACCGCTGGTGATCTGGGTACCGGCACCCTGTACGCGGCGAAAGTACAGCAGGATGCCACCCGTGACGCCGCGAAAGCCGGATTCGACATCACCTGGATCGAGCTGGGCCACGCCAGCAACGCCGAGCTGGAAAGCTGGATTGCCGAGTACGATGACATTGACCGCAGCGACTTTGTCGAAGGTGAAACCAGCTACATCACCGATGCGGAAATCGACGCCTATGCCAACGGCACCGCCCCCGACAGCCGCGTGGCCTTCCTGGAAACCCTGCGCGCCGCTGAGGCCAAAGGGGCTACCGTCGAGTTCAACAAAATGGAAGGGATCAACATCAACTTCAACGGTGCCGCGGACAACAGCGTGCCGTATATGTACGTCGCCATGTCTTCCGTGGACTACGCCATGGCCGACGACGAGGGGGATATCCAGGTTGATGCCAACAAGTGCGGTATTGTCTATCGCCTCGGCCTGCAGTCCGATTACGACGTGCTGCGGATGGAGCCGGTCGTGGTCGGCGGTACCTACGATGGCAGTGCCGAAAACCGCTGCCCAGTGGATGCCATTGCCAGCCCGGACAATATTGAAGTGCTGGACGATGGCCGTGTTCTGATTGGAGAGGACACCGGGTACCACGTCAACAACGCACTGTGGGTCTACAACCCGCAGGGCGAGTGATCGGGGACCGGGTCTGAAGTCTCAGGCCTGATCCCGGGTGCGCGGTGCCCGGCGCCGCGCATCTTTTTCTTGTACTCTCCCGTGCTCGCCTGTCGATCAGTCCCGCAGCAGGTCCACGGTCTGCGCGGAATCCACCGCGAGAAACCAGCGTTTGTGCCCGGGGTTCTTGCGCACATAATCCGCGCCGCGGTCCACCAGCCAACCTCGCACCATCAGTCTGCGTCCGTTCCAGTCGTTGCGCCGGGACATGCGCGGCGCACCTCTGGGGTCCACGCGCAGGGCCACGGGACCATCCAGGTCCAGCCAGATATAACGGTTCTTGTGCACTTTCTTTACCGTGCCAGTGAGCAGCACGAAGCCCCCATCACCCGCGCGCACCTCGGCAGCCTGAATGGTGGGCCAGACCCCTGGCTGCCACACACCGCGCTGGCGCAGCCGCGCCTCATCCTCGCGACTTGACAGGCACTCCGCCAGCGCAACATTGGGGGCCACCGCGATATGAAAGGCGAGTCCGGCGGCCAGCAGCGCGGATTCCAGGCTGTCCCCGCGGTGGTTGTAGACATGGGCCAGTACGCGCCCATGATTGTCATAGCGGTCGCGGTCATACACCAGTTCCAGGTCGCCTCGGGCGAGAAAGCGCTGCACAAACTCCCGGGACTCTTCCGCCAGAGGTTGTGCACGGTGTTTGCCCCGGGCCAGCTCCGGTGTGTTTACGCCGATCAGGCGTACA includes these proteins:
- a CDS encoding PhoX family protein; the encoded protein is MHNNDSLFTKNALAIAVLSALLLGGCADDGSNGQAGADGANGVDGIDGVDGADGQDGQDGQDGQDGQDGQDGQDGADGEDLTAAPALVRVATLPLGAEVTGVFKTDNGEVFFNVQHPSDTLPDGWNDAAVGAWTGVDIDNLDPRLASVPVPASDAPEAQVVQVATGEYQVLGRSGDTFAGALPFGFGAIVKGDASMALKQSQNPDFNAFIPTNADGSEGMLYVAWEDRPGAMNRVNLQRQQDGSWQVTGAADVDFSPVQGTLINCFGSVSPWGTPLTSEENYEAENTAHWNDPNYSTGYPNNADIDLLTDYLGGTYPNPYRYGYIVEITEPTSETPLPVKLFTLGRMAHENPVVMPDRKTVYLTDDGGNKGFFKFVADTAGDLGTGTLYAAKVQQDATRDAAKAGFDITWIELGHASNAELESWIAEYDDIDRSDFVEGETSYITDAEIDAYANGTAPDSRVAFLETLRAAEAKGATVEFNKMEGININFNGAADNSVPYMYVAMSSVDYAMADDEGDIQVDANKCGIVYRLGLQSDYDVLRMEPVVVGGTYDGSAENRCPVDAIASPDNIEVLDDGRVLIGEDTGYHVNNALWVYNPQGE
- a CDS encoding thermonuclease family protein codes for the protein MHQATPAATKKTPRNFRGVFFCACLLLGLAATPATTLADCVLGEADEVVALQKVVDGDTLRLTDGRRVRLIGVNTPELARGKHRAQPLAEESREFVQRFLARGDLELVYDRDRYDNHGRVLAHVYNHRGDSLESALLAAGLAFHIAVAPNVALAECLSSREDEARLRQRGVWQPGVWPTIQAAEVRAGDGGFVLLTGTVKKVHKNRYIWLDLDGPVALRVDPRGAPRMSRRNDWNGRRLMVRGWLVDRGADYVRKNPGHKRWFLAVDSAQTVDLLRD